In Babylonia areolata isolate BAREFJ2019XMU chromosome 10, ASM4173473v1, whole genome shotgun sequence, the following proteins share a genomic window:
- the LOC143287033 gene encoding uncharacterized protein LOC143287033: MFPISGGVKVEMFPISAGVKVEMFPISGGVKVEMFPISGGVKVEMFPISGGVKVEMFPISAGVKVEMFPISGGVKVEMFPISGGVKVEMFPISGGVKVEMFPISAGVKVEMFPISGGVKVEMFPISAGVKVEMFPISGGLSKDGDVSHPPGQHVHIC, translated from the coding sequence ATGTTTCCCATCTCTGGTGGAGTGAAGGTGGAGATGTTTCCCATCTCTGCTGGAGTGAAGGTGGAGATGTTTCCCATCTCTGGTGGGGTAAAGGTGGAGATGTTTCCCATCTCTGGTGGAGTGAAGGTGGAGATGTTTCCCATCTCTGGTGGAGTGAAGGTGGAGATGTTTCCCATCTCTGCTGGAGTGAAGGTGGAGATGTTTCCCATCTCTGGTGGAGTGAAGGTGGAGATGTTTCCCATCTCTGGTGGAGTGAAGGTGGAGATGTTTCCCATCTCTGGTGGAGTGAAGGTGGAGATGTTTCCCATCTCTGCTGGAGTGAAGGTGGAGATGTTTCCCATCTCTGGTGGAGTGAAGGTGGAGATGTTTCCCATCTCTGCTGGAGTGAAGGTGGAGATGTTTCCCATCTCTGGTGGACTGAGTAAAGATGGAGATGTTTcccatcccccaggtcaacatgtgcacaTCTGCTAA